One genomic segment of Komagataella phaffii GS115 chromosome 4, complete sequence includes these proteins:
- a CDS encoding Essential beta-coat protein of the COPI coatomer has translation MSDVAYTILGESNFHEQLTVQEFKTLLEKGRDEEKIDTMKKVLITMLNGNLMPSLLMHIIRFVMPSKNKELKKLLYFYWEICPKYEENGKLRQEMILVCNAIQHDLAHPNEYIRGNTLRFVTKLKEPELIEPLIPPIRQCLEHRHAYVRKNAAFAIYSIFKVSDHLLPDAAEVLGNFLAVETDTTCKRNAFACLGQLNREMALGYLQEQLADLVSLDSLLQLAFIEFIRKDSIVAPELREQYLSIVSELLDSPSSSVGYEAAITLTVLTNSQIEVASAASKFIDLAIKEANTTVKTIALERLRELYLRNVGILDDYVLDVLRILTTSDLGVRKKALDLSLDITSSGNVDDVVKFLKKELTKSISSNEDKSIEYRQLLITAIHKCALNFNSVAADVVDLLLGFIEQLNSAAASEVVSFAKEVVEKFPALRSKIINRLLHALENVKSGKVYRGSLWILSEYAEEEKDIQDVWRHIRNKIGELPILSTEKRLQNKEAVVSNENDENGYTNGSSKPIILPDGSYATENAFTAELEKHVEDKTGEERPTLRALILDGDFYLAAVLSSTLLKLILSFQKISSNTKILNAMKAEAMLIMVSILRVGETSFSKKKIDEDSQERIFSIVRFLAENKTDDDFIQHAFLDDTKTAFRNLLIEADKKKAQKDKSKLQQAAQQPYDSISFRQFSKEVDTEEYSLEEQLAASTKDDLSSKLKKIVQLTGFSDSVYAEAYVKVHQFDVVLDVLLVNQTTETLRNLTVEFAALGDLKVIDKPGTQNVGPHGFLRIQATIKVTSADTGVIFGNIIYDGEKANDSNIVILNDINVDIMDYIKPATCSEAQFRKMWNEFEWENKIIVKSNVATLKEYLDVLLKGTNMNCLTPGAIIGEECQFLSANLYSHSSFGEDALANLCIEKQADGPIIGHVRIRSKGQGLALSMGDRVAAIARQSNTATVSVV, from the exons ATGTCAGACGTTGCTTATACGATTCTTGGTGAA TCGAATTTTCACGAACAGCTCACGGTTCAGGAGTTCAAGACCTTGCTTGAGAAAGGTagagatgaagaaaagattgacACCATGAAAAAGGTCCTTATCACCATGCTAAACGGTAATTTAATGCCTTCATTGTTGATGCACATTATCCGATTTGTTATGCCTTCAAAGAAcaaggaattgaaaaaattgctCTATTTCTATTGGGAGATTTGTCCAAAATACGAAGAGAATGGTAAGCTCAGGCAAGAAATGATTCTCGTCTGTAATGCTATTCAACATGATCTTGCTCACCCAAATGAGTACATTAGAGGTAACACATTGCGGTTCGTCACTAAATTAAAAGAACCAGAACTGATAGAGCCATTGATCCCTCCTATTCGTCAGTGTTTGGAGCATAGACACGCCTATGTCAGAAAGAATGCTGCGTTTGCAATCTATTCgattttcaaagtatctgACCACTTGTTGCCAGATGCCGCAGAAGTTCTAGGGAACTTCTTGGCTGTGGAGACGGATACCACTTGTAAACGTAACGCTTTCGCCTGTCTGGGTCAATTAAACCGTGAAATGGCTCTTGGCTATTTACAGGAACAGCTTGCTGATTTGGTGAGTCTTGACTCACTTTTGCAATTGGCCTTTATTGAGTTTATTCGCAAAGATTCAATTGTCGCTCCGGAGTTAAGAGAGCAATATCTGAGTATTGTATCAGAGTTGTTGGATTCTCCAAGTAGCTCGGTCGGTTACGAGGCAGCAATTACATTGACTGTATTGACCAATTCGCAGATTGAGGTTGCCAGTGCTGCTTCCAAGTTCATCGATTTAGCAATCAAAGAAGCTAACACCACTGTCAAGACAATTGCCCTTGAAAGACTTAGAGAGCTATATCTAAGAAATGTTGGCATCTTAGACGATTACGTGTTAGATGTGCTTAGAATTCTCACTACTTCTGACTTGGGTGTCCGTAAGAAGGCTTTAGATTTATCTCTGGATATTACCTCCAGTGGCAATGTTGATGATGTCGTGAAATTCctgaagaaagaattgacGAAATCTATATCCTCAAATGAGGACAAATCAATAGAGTATCGCCAGCTGCTTATCACGGCAATTCACAAATGTGCCTTGAACTTTAACAGTGTTGCAGCAGATGTTGTTGATCTGTTGTTGGGATTTATCGAACAACTGAATTCTGCTGCCGCATCAGAGGTAGTTTCATTTGCCAAAGAGGTGGTAGAGAAGTTCCCGGCCTTGAgatccaaaatcatcaatcGTTTATTACATGCCTTGGAGAACGTTAAAAGTGGAAAGGTTTACAGAGGTTCCTTGTGGATTTTGAGTGAATatgctgaagaagaaaaggataTCCAGGACGTATGGAGACATATTCGTAATAAAATTGGTGAACTTCCAATTTTAAGTACTGAAAAGAGACTGCAAAACAAAGAAGCTGTTGTCTCCAAcgaaaatgatgaaaatggaTATACTAATGGCTCAAGCAAACCAATTATTTTGCCTGATGGTTCATACGCAACAGAAAATGCATTTACAGCCGAGTTGGAGAAACatgttgaagataaaaCTGGGGAGGAGAGGCCAACATTGCGTGCTTTGATTTTAGATGGAGACTTTTATCTTGCAGCAGTTCTCTCTTCGACCTTACTCAAGCTTATCCTGAGTTTTCAGAAAATTTCGTCCAACACCAAGATTCTCAATGCAATGAAGGCTGAAGCAATGTTGATTATGGTTTCGATTTTAAGAGTTGGTGAAActtccttttccaagaaaaagattgacGAAGATTCCCAAGAGCGTATTTTCTCTATAGTCAGATTCTTGGCTGAAAACAAAACAGACGATGACTTCATCCAACATGCGTTTTTGGATGATACAAAAACTGCTTTCAGAAACTTGCTCATTGAAGCTGATAAGAAAAAGGCCCAGAAAGATAAGTCAAAGTTGCAGCAAGCTGCCCAACAACCATACGACAGTATTTCATTCAGgcaattttccaaagaagttGACACTGAAGAATACTCATTGGAGGAACAACTTGCGGCTTCCACTAAGGATGATCTGTCCTCCAAATTAAAAAAGATAGTCCAACTAACTGGCTTCTCTGATTCCGTATATGCTGAGGCATATGTGAAAGTTCATCAATTCGATGTTGTTCTTGATGTCCTCTTGGTCAATCAAACTACTGAGACTTTGCGTAACTTAACTGTGGAATTTGCTGCTTTGGGTGATCTAAAAGTCATAGATAAACCGGGAACACAAAATGTTGGGCCTCATGGGTTCCTTAGAATTCAAGCTACTATTAAAGTTACTTCTGCTGACACTGGGGTCATCTTTGGTAACATCATTTACGATGGAGAAAAAGCCAACGACAGTAACATCGtgattttgaatgatatCAACGTGGACATCATGGACTACATTAAGCCCGCTACATGCTCAGAGGCCCAATTCCGTAAAATGTGGAACGAATTTGAGTGGGAAAACAAGATTATTGTTAAGTCTAACGTTGCTACTCTCAAAGAGTATCTGGATGTTTTACTGAAAGGTACCAACATGAATTGCCTGACTCCAGGTGCCATCATTGGGGAGGAATGTCAGTTTTTATCAGCAAACTTGTACTCTCATTCTTCATTCGGTGAAGACGCCCTTGCTAATCTGTGCATCGAGAAGCAAGCAGATGGGCCAATTATTGGACATGTACGTATTAGATCCAAGGGTCAAGGTCTTGCATTGTCGATGGGTGATCGAGTCGCAGCAATCGCTCGCCAATCCAATACGGCTACCGTATCGGTTGTCTAG
- a CDS encoding mitochondrial 54S ribosomal protein YmL7/YmL5 has product MFNRAIRNFSSSPTAHKVGCSIVKPVHHRVKIDKTKLSPKYPELKLSPNDIRSPKFVPRYTHQDRVQEYYENTLKPDLLLINYVHGQKTVPGNKRRQWDLTSPYHINRPPRVPRGERVPTPDIKPRTYKNIPGLTKITLSCFVKEAKLNSSLAIPATLQLQQITGVKPTPIYAKTNVPTWKLRPGMKMGAKVALEGREMSQFLSTLTELVLPRIREFKGISNRSGDRFGTISFGLEPESIKFFPEIEANQDLWPRTFGIDVQFHTSSQVDMDARILLSGLGIPFTGTERIPKDLLNDH; this is encoded by the coding sequence ATGTTTAACAGGGCAATCCGTAATTTCTCCAGCTCCCCTACGGCACACAAGGTGGGATGCTCTATAGTTAAGCCAGTGCACCACAGGGTGAAAATTGACAAGACCAAGTTATCTCCTAAATATCCAGAGTTGAAGCTCTCTCCAAACGACATCAGATCTCCAAAGTTTGTTCCTCGTTACACACATCAAGATAGAGTCCAAGAATATTATGAGAACACTTTGAAGCCTGACCTTCTTTTGATAAACTATGTACATGGTCAAAAAACCGTTCCGGGAAATAAACGAAGACAATGGGACTTGACTTCTCCCTATCATATCAATCGTCCTCCACGAGTACCAAGAGGTGAACGTGTTCCCACTCCAGATATCAAACCGAGAACCTACAAGAATATTCCGGGTTTGACCAAGATCACTCTTTCGTGTTTTGTGAAAGAAGCTAAATTAAACTCCTCTCTGGCCATCCCTGCCACACTACAACTACAGCAGATTACTGGTGTGAAACCAACTCCAATTTACGCCAAAACTAATGTTCCTACGTGGAAACTTCGTCCAGGTATGAAAATGGGTGCTAAGGTTGCTTTGGAAGGTAGAGAAATGTCCCAGTTTTTGTCCACCTTGACAGAGTTGGTGTTACCAAGAATCAGAGAGTTTAAAGGCATTTCCAATAGATCTGGTGACCGATTTGGAACCATTTCTTTTGGCTTGGAACCAGAGAGTATTAAGTTTTTCCCTGAAATTGAAGCCAACCAAGATCTATGGCCTAGAACATTTGGAATAGATGTCCAATTTCACACATCTAGTCAGGTTGATATGGATGCTAGAATCCTTCTGTCTGGATTGGGAATTCCTTTCACTGGAACTGAAAGAATCCCAAAAGATTTACTGAACGACCATTAG
- a CDS encoding Cytoplasmic nucleoporin required for polyadenylated RNA export but not for protein import — protein sequence MRFGLPADFYEDDANEEDHQALVSNEKIRKDISDLLGQLQIDSVKKFPPPISIMEETIHLPELKNPDYNSETEESAESDTSETQSLNAYFDSIQDYVERSLKQKISQQRESVNNVLLKLEEEKRKKEAERKAKEEAERLRKEEEQRNQRILAEQKKKKEEEERKRREEEQKAKEKAEKLLKEKREAELKAKEREEAKKGFGITNFSDVEKQFVSYKKQIEQIKKEIVEELKKPENSELKKQVNQLKRKINPKFGQLNNSTSQLQKITQEVLQLVGEALNLGQLGLKWILNFMAKAIVSQAETEVTVSPRAATPLANLAVSLMTEIPDFKTYLMARFVKKCPLIIGYTCKIDTEDGRVRMGWKRNSDGKWEDETRYNERLGGIAMVYFVITQLRVEPDLVPISESWKFLARMLNTPLELLSNVHFLVTSNWWDACAIEFVNTYGEQAKKLMNLVWDDWTASVSDKKFSGAARLRLLGEDYVNGSIEGLAEMNN from the coding sequence ATGCGATTCGGTTTGCCCGCTGACTTCTATGAGGATGATGCCAATGAAGAGGATCATCAGgctttggtttcaaatGAGAAGATACGGAAGGATATTTCAGACTTGTTGGGCCAACTTCAAATTGATTCGGTGAAGAAGTTTCCACCACCAATATCAATCATGGAGGAAACCATCCACTTGCCTGAACTGAAGAATCCTGATTACAATTCGGAAACAGAGGAGTCTGCTGAGTCTGACACTTCTGAGACACAGTCTTTAAATGCATATTTTGACTCTATACAGGATTATGTGGAACGATCCTTGAAGCAAAAGATCAGTCAGCAGAGAGAATCAGTTAATAATGTTTTACTTaagcttgaagaagaaaaaaggaagaaagaggCTGAAAGAAAGGCCAAAGAGGAGGCTGAAAGGCtcagaaaagaagaggaacaAAGGAATCAGAGAATTTTAGctgaacagaaaaagaagaaagaggaagaggaaagaaagagaagagaagaagaacaaaaagcaaaagaaaaagctgaaaagctactgaaagaaaaaagggAGGCAGAATTAAAAGCCAAGGAGAGAGAGGAGGCCAAAAAGGGTTTTGGAATAACAAATTTCTCGGATGTTGAGAAACAATTTGTGTCAtacaagaaacaaatcgAACAAataaagaaagagattgTAGAGGAGCTGAAGAAACCGGAGAATTCAGAACTAAAGAAGCAAGTAAATCAATTGAAGCGTAAGATTAACCCAAAATTTGGACAGTTGAATAACAGTACCTCTCAATTACAGAAAATTACACAGGAAGTACTCCAGTTAGTAGGAGAAGCACTAAACTTGGGCCAATTGGGATTAAAATGGATCCTAAATTTTATGGCAAAAGCTATTGTCTCCCAGGCAGAAACTGAAGTGACAGTATCTCCGCGGGCGGCTACTCCTTTAGCAAACTTGGCCGTCTCACTAATGACTGAAATTCCGGACTTCAAGACCTATCTTATGGCTAGATTCGTAAAGAAATGTCCGTTAATAATCGGATACACATGCAAAATTGATACAGAAGACGGAAGAGTACGTATGGGATGGAAGAGAAATTCTGATGGTAAATGGGAAGACGAAACCAGATACAATGAAAGACTGGGTGGAATCGCTATGGTGTATTTTGTGATAACCCAATTGCGCGTGGAACCAGACCTAGTTCCCATATCTGAAAGTTGGAAGTTTCTTGCTAGAATGCTTAATACTCCTTTGGAGTTACTGAGCAATGTGCACTTTCTGGTCACCAGTAACTGGTGGGATGCCTGTGCAATTGAATTTGTGAATACCTACGGAGAGCAGGCTAAGAAGTTGATGAATCTTGTATGGGATGACTGGACAGCCTCCGTTTCAGACAAGAAGTTTAGTGGCGCCGCTAGACTACGTTTACTCGGTGAGGACTACGTGAATGGCAGTATAGAAGGACTTGCTGAGATGAATAATTGA